A genomic stretch from Pirellulales bacterium includes:
- a CDS encoding ATP-binding protein has protein sequence MIERLPPLSIGDCSCRLPLAEPTAAALLQVLIEPTDQHAHQQLAEALALDPALALWTVCQPSRLREGSSQATTINELASWLAANLASLVAHWPAENGQPRRAKSGEPLVAAKLASLAAADVIAAEQAAARGRVYSGHSYLVALLHGAPKWLRAIGCTADCVAALPEWLKQQPDPNARAKSKAPSRKKPSAKTTAAHAAKIGSRAEAARQRWLVSPGFAAQNFAHTASKFARLVELETQFDRRLEEEKLESLAEFAAGAGHEINNPLAVISGRAQLFLRHEQDPERRRELAVINTQARRVHEMIADLMLFARPPQPRLEPCNVAQTIETVVAELATRAEAQSVTLAFDCPRDLPALHADVTQLQVALRAMCENAFDALSPGGRIEIVCSVQQFQETIAARHGSEPSPLVGEGRVRGKPARDRRGAEEHPASCNMPPSRHIAISVHDNGPGIPSDVRRHAFDPFYSGRGAGRGLGNGLSKCWRIVTAHGGRVEIDSTPQGTCVMMLLPVSNSSTNDEQALI, from the coding sequence GTGATCGAGCGACTACCGCCGCTATCGATTGGCGATTGTAGTTGCCGACTACCGCTGGCCGAGCCAACGGCGGCAGCGTTGTTGCAGGTGTTGATCGAGCCGACGGACCAACACGCACACCAGCAACTGGCCGAGGCCCTGGCGCTTGATCCGGCCCTCGCTCTGTGGACCGTCTGCCAACCGTCGCGGCTTCGCGAGGGCTCGTCGCAAGCGACCACCATTAACGAACTGGCCAGCTGGCTGGCTGCGAATCTCGCCTCGCTCGTGGCGCATTGGCCCGCGGAAAATGGGCAGCCGCGCCGGGCTAAGTCTGGTGAGCCACTTGTCGCGGCGAAGCTGGCGTCACTGGCGGCTGCCGACGTCATCGCGGCCGAACAAGCCGCGGCTCGCGGGCGAGTTTACTCTGGACACAGCTATCTCGTTGCGCTGCTGCACGGCGCACCGAAGTGGCTCAGGGCGATCGGGTGCACGGCCGACTGCGTGGCGGCACTGCCAGAATGGCTCAAGCAGCAGCCTGACCCAAACGCTCGGGCGAAGTCCAAGGCTCCCTCGCGGAAAAAACCGTCGGCAAAGACAACGGCCGCTCATGCGGCCAAGATTGGTAGTCGCGCCGAAGCAGCCCGGCAGCGTTGGCTTGTGTCGCCTGGATTTGCTGCGCAGAACTTCGCCCACACGGCATCCAAGTTCGCGCGGCTGGTGGAGTTGGAAACGCAGTTCGATCGCCGGCTCGAAGAAGAGAAGCTGGAATCGTTGGCTGAGTTTGCCGCAGGCGCCGGTCATGAAATCAACAATCCGCTGGCCGTGATCTCGGGCCGGGCGCAGTTGTTTTTGCGGCACGAACAAGATCCGGAACGACGGCGCGAACTGGCGGTGATCAACACCCAGGCTCGTCGTGTGCATGAAATGATCGCCGACCTGATGCTATTTGCCCGGCCTCCGCAACCGCGGCTGGAACCATGTAACGTCGCACAAACCATCGAAACCGTCGTCGCCGAGCTTGCCACGCGGGCCGAAGCCCAGAGCGTTACGCTCGCTTTCGATTGCCCGCGCGATCTTCCCGCGCTGCACGCCGACGTCACGCAATTGCAGGTCGCACTACGGGCCATGTGCGAAAACGCATTTGATGCCCTCTCGCCCGGCGGCCGTATCGAGATCGTTTGCAGTGTGCAGCAATTCCAAGAAACCATCGCCGCACGGCACGGCTCAGAACCCTCGCCCCTCGTGGGAGAGGGCAGGGTGAGGGGCAAGCCCGCACGCGACAGACGAGGCGCCGAAGAGCACCCTGCGTCGTGCAATATGCCGCCATCACGGCACATTGCAATCAGCGTCCATGACAACGGCCCTGGCATACCATCCGATGTACGCCGCCACGCCTTCGATCCGTTCTATTCCGGCCGCGGCGCCGGCCGTGGATTGGGGAACGGGCTGTCAAAATGCTGGCGCATCGTCACCGCGCATGGCGGGCGGGTGGAGATTGACAGCACGCCCCAGGGAACGTGCGTCATGATGCTGCTGCCGGTATCGAACTCAAGCACGAACGACGAGCAAGCTTTGATATAG
- a CDS encoding response regulator: MKTVFTTGEAAKICKVSQQTIIRCFDSGQLKGFRVPGSRFRRIPRNELFSFMRDNGIPTDALESGKRKVLIVDDDEELVELITDVLNRDGRFEVRSVNNGFDAGMMVKEYRPDLIVLDVMLPDINGKEVCQRVRGDSTMDDVRIICISGMVEEDKIEDLRAAGANDFLHKPFEVDTLIEHMCHLLDIETLSAG; this comes from the coding sequence ATGAAGACTGTCTTTACGACGGGTGAAGCCGCGAAGATCTGTAAGGTTAGCCAACAGACGATCATTCGCTGCTTTGATTCTGGACAGCTTAAGGGGTTTCGGGTCCCCGGTAGTCGCTTTCGCCGTATTCCGCGTAACGAGCTTTTCTCGTTCATGCGCGACAACGGCATCCCGACAGACGCTTTGGAAAGCGGCAAACGCAAGGTGTTGATCGTTGACGACGACGAAGAACTCGTCGAGTTGATCACCGACGTCTTGAACCGCGATGGACGTTTCGAGGTCCGCAGCGTGAACAACGGGTTCGATGCGGGCATGATGGTCAAGGAATATCGCCCTGACCTGATCGTGCTGGACGTCATGTTGCCGGATATCAACGGCAAGGAAGTCTGCCAGCGCGTGCGCGGCGACAGCACCATGGACGATGTGCGGATCATCTGCATCTCGGGCATGGTGGAAGAGGACAAGATCGAAGATCTCCGCGCTGCGGGGGCCAACGATTTCCTCCACAAGCCGTTCGAGGTCGATACGCTGATCGAGCACATGTGCCACCTGTTGGACATCGAGACGCTGTCGGCCGGTTGA